In Nocardioides sp. JQ2195, a genomic segment contains:
- the cysS gene encoding cysteine--tRNA ligase: MNLRFYDTATREVRDFVPLEEGKVGIYLCGLTVQSEPHVGHIRSGVNFDVLQRWLRARGHDVTFIRNTTDIDDKILAKSAEQGRPWYNLAYEMSGELTRAYAALNVARPTYEPAATGHIPEMVEMISSLIERGHAYAAGDDSGDVYFDVRSWPSYGELSGQKVDDMEASADVDPHQVSRKRDPRDFALWKGKKASEPDTASWPSPWGRGRPGWHIECSAMAGKYLGPAFDIHGGGLDLRFPHHENEQAQSRAAGHPFASYWLHNAWITTSGEKMSKSLGNSLLVPNVLERVRAVELRFYMVSAHYRSHVEFSFEALDEAAAGFRRIENFLDRAAAELGEVPTGGTLCADFVTAMDDDLGTPAAVAAIHDAVREGNKLLGDATDALRGCAASVRAMLDVLGLDPADPAYATGGSDEARLTEAVDALVRGLLEQRNQARVDKDYASADAIRDRIKAAGIDVEDTPSGPKWSLRDQQGTD; the protein is encoded by the coding sequence GTGAACCTCCGCTTCTATGACACCGCGACCCGCGAAGTCCGTGACTTCGTCCCCCTCGAGGAGGGGAAGGTCGGGATCTACCTGTGTGGGTTGACCGTCCAGTCCGAGCCGCACGTCGGGCACATCCGCTCGGGCGTCAACTTCGACGTGCTGCAGCGGTGGCTGCGGGCGCGAGGCCATGACGTCACGTTCATCCGCAACACCACCGACATCGATGACAAGATCCTCGCCAAGTCGGCCGAGCAGGGTCGCCCCTGGTACAACCTCGCCTATGAGATGTCCGGCGAGCTCACCCGCGCGTACGCCGCCCTGAACGTCGCCCGTCCGACCTACGAGCCGGCAGCGACCGGTCACATCCCCGAGATGGTCGAGATGATCTCGTCGCTGATCGAGCGCGGGCACGCCTACGCCGCAGGGGACGACTCCGGCGACGTCTACTTCGACGTCCGCTCCTGGCCGTCGTACGGCGAGCTGTCCGGGCAGAAGGTCGACGACATGGAGGCGAGTGCTGATGTCGACCCGCACCAGGTCTCGAGAAAGCGGGACCCCCGCGACTTCGCGCTGTGGAAGGGCAAGAAGGCCAGCGAGCCCGACACGGCCAGCTGGCCGTCCCCGTGGGGCCGAGGGCGCCCCGGCTGGCACATCGAGTGCTCGGCGATGGCCGGGAAGTACCTCGGCCCGGCCTTCGACATCCACGGCGGTGGCCTCGACCTGCGCTTCCCGCACCACGAGAACGAGCAGGCCCAGTCCCGGGCTGCCGGCCACCCGTTCGCGTCCTACTGGCTGCACAACGCCTGGATCACCACCTCCGGCGAGAAGATGAGCAAGTCGCTCGGCAACTCGCTGCTGGTGCCGAACGTGCTCGAGCGGGTGCGGGCCGTCGAGCTCCGCTTCTACATGGTCTCCGCGCACTACCGCTCCCACGTCGAGTTCTCCTTCGAGGCGCTCGACGAGGCGGCCGCCGGGTTCCGCCGGATCGAGAACTTCCTCGACCGGGCGGCAGCCGAGCTGGGCGAGGTCCCCACCGGTGGGACCCTCTGCGCCGACTTCGTCACCGCGATGGACGACGACCTCGGCACTCCGGCAGCGGTTGCCGCCATCCACGACGCCGTGCGCGAGGGCAACAAGCTGCTCGGCGACGCGACCGACGCGCTCCGTGGCTGTGCCGCGTCGGTGCGCGCAATGCTCGACGTGCTCGGCCTGGACCCGGCCGACCCGGCGTACGCCACCGGTGGGAGCGACGAGGCCCGGCTGACGGAGGCCGTCGACGCCCTGGTCCGCGGGTTGCTCGAGCAGCGCAACCAGGCCCGTGTCGACAAGGACTACGCGAGCGCCGACGCGATCCGCGACCGCATCAAGGCGGCGGGCATCGACGTCGAGGACACACCCAGCGGCCCGAAGTGGTCACTGCGCGACCAGCAGGGGACTGACTGA
- the rlmB gene encoding 23S rRNA (guanosine(2251)-2'-O)-methyltransferase RlmB: MAGNSKRKGAIKKTGKGNPTAGSGGRVKRGLEGRGPTPKAKDRPYHQAHKRVVKAEKAAAKRPRKVTKGTDAEWVAGRNSVVEALRARMPVSAVYVVEGIERDGRLKETFELAADQGLSLLEISRNEMDRLTGGAVHQGLAARVPAYEYAHPDDLLDAAAANGEKPLIVALDSVTDPRNLGAVVRSASGFGAHGVLIPERRAAGMTASAWKTSAGAAARIPVAQAVNLVRQLKAYQAAGCMVVGLAADGDVSLPDFDLADGPLVVVVGSEGKGLSRLVAETCDQLLSIPMANSLESLNAGVAASVSLYAISQARR; this comes from the coding sequence ATGGCCGGAAACTCCAAGCGCAAGGGCGCCATCAAGAAGACCGGCAAGGGCAACCCCACCGCCGGCTCCGGGGGTCGCGTCAAGCGAGGGCTCGAGGGCAGGGGCCCGACGCCGAAGGCGAAGGACCGGCCCTACCACCAGGCCCACAAGCGCGTCGTCAAGGCGGAGAAGGCTGCGGCCAAGCGGCCGCGCAAGGTCACCAAGGGCACCGACGCCGAGTGGGTGGCCGGACGCAACTCGGTGGTCGAGGCGCTGCGGGCACGGATGCCGGTGAGTGCCGTGTACGTCGTCGAGGGCATCGAGCGCGACGGTCGCCTCAAGGAGACGTTCGAGCTGGCCGCCGACCAAGGGCTGTCCTTGCTGGAGATCTCCCGCAACGAGATGGACCGACTCACCGGGGGCGCCGTCCACCAGGGCCTCGCGGCTCGGGTGCCTGCCTACGAGTACGCCCACCCCGACGACCTGCTCGACGCAGCTGCCGCCAACGGTGAGAAGCCCCTGATCGTGGCGCTCGACTCGGTCACCGACCCCCGCAACCTCGGCGCTGTCGTGCGCTCGGCGTCGGGCTTCGGGGCCCACGGCGTGCTCATCCCGGAGCGTCGGGCGGCCGGCATGACGGCCAGTGCGTGGAAGACCTCCGCAGGTGCCGCGGCCCGGATCCCCGTCGCGCAGGCGGTCAACCTGGTGCGGCAGCTCAAGGCCTACCAGGCCGCCGGCTGCATGGTGGTCGGCCTGGCCGCCGACGGCGACGTCTCGTTGCCCGACTTCGACCTGGCCGACGGCCCGCTGGTGGTGGTCGTGGGCTCGGAGGGCAAGGGCCTGTCCCGCCTGGTCGCCGAGACCTGCGACCAGCTGCTCTCGATCCCGATGGCCAACAGCCTCGAGTCGCTCAACGCCGGCGTGGCCGCGTCCGTGTCGCTCTACGCGATTTCCCAGGCCCGCCGCTGA
- a CDS encoding metallophosphoesterase, whose product MAVGRRKALRWAGIVLAWLVLALSAGFAIFLNSSTTVTLASHDAEISPTLGTYVTIRTGPFLPDVRRDYGGPIGVDIRLGKTEADSTEQLVERYAFIASRPESQVAIVRDAVVDLAWNALARGAVFAFFPFLMWALVGRQRRRELLGATPVRRSAVVVASGAALAAVVGLVVMPRADDEPKVVDKDTWQSLQTYLPEFQIPDEAKGIEVQGTLSATGTKRLVMSAVDTYQKSRTFYDGAVEKVADLELREPQEGETVALIVSDRHDNIGMDSVARAIADKGGATAVLDAGDDTSTGQQWEAFSLDSLADAFEDFDRFAVQGNHDHGSFVQGYLEDRGWQTASSTVLEGPGGGRLMAFNDPRSSGLGSWRDTPGLTIDELAIDIADKVCEAEERVNTLLVHDIDMGTPTLERGCVDLVVSGHVHVQVGPDRVTGSNGELGYNYTNGTTGGAAYAVAVGSKLRRPAEVTLATYRDGRPVGLQPVTLQTNGVFRVHDYIPLTYGSKMVSNVKGTPAEKQVPGHVVGRRTGQ is encoded by the coding sequence ATGGCGGTGGGGAGACGAAAGGCGCTGCGTTGGGCCGGCATCGTGCTGGCCTGGCTGGTGCTCGCGCTGAGCGCTGGGTTCGCGATCTTCCTCAACTCGAGCACCACCGTCACCCTGGCCAGCCACGACGCCGAGATCAGCCCGACCCTGGGCACGTACGTCACGATCCGGACCGGCCCGTTCCTGCCCGACGTACGTCGTGACTACGGCGGCCCGATCGGCGTCGACATCAGGCTCGGCAAGACCGAGGCGGACTCCACCGAGCAGCTGGTCGAGCGCTACGCCTTCATCGCCAGCCGGCCCGAGTCACAGGTGGCCATCGTGCGCGACGCGGTGGTCGACCTGGCGTGGAACGCGCTCGCCCGGGGAGCGGTCTTCGCCTTCTTCCCGTTCCTGATGTGGGCCCTGGTCGGCCGGCAACGGCGCCGCGAGCTGCTCGGGGCCACCCCGGTCCGGCGCTCGGCCGTCGTCGTCGCCAGTGGTGCCGCGCTGGCGGCGGTCGTCGGCCTGGTCGTGATGCCCCGGGCCGACGACGAGCCGAAGGTCGTCGACAAGGACACCTGGCAGTCGCTCCAGACCTACCTGCCCGAGTTCCAGATCCCCGACGAGGCGAAGGGCATCGAGGTCCAGGGCACGCTGAGCGCGACAGGGACCAAGCGCCTGGTGATGAGCGCGGTCGACACCTATCAGAAGAGCCGCACGTTCTACGACGGGGCGGTCGAGAAGGTCGCCGACCTCGAGCTGCGCGAACCCCAGGAGGGCGAGACCGTCGCCCTGATCGTCTCGGACCGCCACGACAACATCGGGATGGACTCGGTGGCCCGCGCGATTGCCGACAAGGGCGGCGCCACGGCCGTGCTGGACGCCGGCGACGACACCTCCACGGGCCAGCAGTGGGAGGCGTTCTCCCTCGACTCGCTCGCCGACGCCTTCGAGGACTTCGACCGGTTCGCGGTGCAGGGCAACCACGACCACGGCTCCTTCGTCCAGGGCTACCTCGAGGACCGCGGTTGGCAGACCGCGAGCTCAACCGTGCTGGAGGGTCCCGGTGGTGGTCGCCTGATGGCGTTCAACGACCCGCGCTCGAGCGGCCTCGGCTCCTGGCGCGACACCCCCGGCCTGACCATCGACGAGCTCGCGATCGACATCGCCGACAAGGTCTGCGAGGCCGAGGAGCGGGTGAACACGCTGTTGGTGCACGACATCGACATGGGCACCCCGACCCTCGAGCGCGGCTGCGTCGACCTGGTCGTCTCCGGCCACGTGCACGTGCAGGTGGGACCCGATCGCGTCACGGGCAGCAACGGTGAGCTCGGCTACAACTACACCAACGGCACCACCGGTGGTGCGGCGTACGCCGTGGCCGTGGGCAGCAAGCTGCGACGCCCGGCGGAGGTGACCCTCGCGACCTATCGCGACGGCCGGCCGGTCGGTCTCCAGCCGGTGACGTTGCAGACCAACGGGGTGTTCCGGGTGCACGACTACATCCCGCTGACCTATGGCTCAAAAATGGTCTCGAACGTGAAAGGAACGCCCGCCGAGAAGCAGGTCCCAGGTCACGTCGTCGGTCGTCGGACCGGTCAGTAG
- a CDS encoding GNAT family N-acetyltransferase has product MHTTNRRLARDDWHEALRLGIEGFGGDRSRSQPDVWPAKGQSCWGTFDGDRMVARLAGNSYHSWFDGVEVPTLGVCGVTVEAEQRGRGLLAPLFHELLAESDAPISTLYPTAPGIYRGFGYELVGTLRTIEVPTAHLTAVRPATGVTTRRATEADIPAIVACYTRWAADQNGPLTRTGPLFDHQEILTSSTGATVAVDADADDRVLGFLLWQRGNGYDQSSTITVDDLVPDTAEAARALWRVLGSFASVAGQVRVTTSGDDGIRLVLPTVAWREVGTHPYMLRILDVPQAFSLRRTSPAVRADLAFAVRGDRLGSTDGDYALRVADGGLTCTPGSASDRVYTPAGIALAYAGVQSSANLRRAGLLTGPTTDDVTWDLLLGGRSFHVRDHF; this is encoded by the coding sequence GTGCACACGACCAACCGACGACTGGCCCGCGACGACTGGCACGAAGCCCTGCGCCTGGGCATCGAGGGCTTCGGTGGCGACCGCTCCCGGAGCCAGCCCGACGTGTGGCCCGCGAAGGGACAGTCCTGCTGGGGCACCTTCGACGGCGACCGGATGGTGGCCCGCCTGGCCGGGAACAGCTATCACTCCTGGTTCGACGGAGTGGAGGTGCCGACGCTCGGCGTCTGTGGCGTGACCGTCGAGGCCGAGCAACGTGGCCGCGGCTTGCTCGCTCCTCTCTTCCACGAGCTGCTGGCAGAGTCCGACGCCCCGATCTCCACGCTGTACCCGACCGCCCCGGGCATCTACCGCGGCTTCGGCTACGAGCTCGTCGGCACCCTCCGGACCATCGAGGTCCCCACCGCCCATCTCACCGCAGTGCGCCCTGCCACCGGTGTCACGACCCGGCGTGCCACCGAGGCCGACATCCCGGCGATCGTCGCCTGCTACACCCGGTGGGCGGCCGATCAGAACGGCCCGCTCACCCGCACAGGACCGCTCTTCGACCACCAGGAGATCCTCACCTCGTCCACCGGCGCCACCGTGGCCGTGGACGCGGACGCGGACGACCGGGTCCTCGGGTTCCTCCTCTGGCAGCGCGGCAACGGCTACGATCAGTCCTCGACGATCACGGTCGACGACCTGGTCCCCGACACCGCCGAGGCGGCACGTGCCCTGTGGCGGGTGCTCGGCAGCTTCGCATCGGTCGCCGGTCAGGTCCGGGTGACCACCTCCGGTGACGACGGCATCCGTCTCGTGCTGCCGACCGTGGCCTGGCGCGAGGTGGGCACGCATCCCTACATGCTGCGGATCCTCGACGTCCCGCAGGCGTTCTCGTTGCGCCGCACCAGCCCGGCCGTGCGTGCCGACCTCGCGTTCGCCGTACGTGGTGACCGGCTCGGCAGCACCGACGGTGACTACGCCCTCCGGGTCGCCGACGGTGGCCTGACGTGCACGCCAGGCTCCGCGAGCGACCGTGTCTACACGCCCGCCGGCATCGCGCTGGCGTACGCCGGGGTGCAGTCGTCGGCGAACCTGCGACGGGCGGGGCTACTGACCGGTCCGACGACCGACGACGTGACCTGGGACCTGCTTCTCGGCGGGCGTTCCTTTCACGTTCGAGACCATTTTTGA
- a CDS encoding DUF4032 domain-containing protein, with amino-acid sequence MPLRVVASRPDPALLPLPWSEPLADWDDVHLVPLPQGLSRHVVRIITTGAGGSTYVAKETEEELAHREYRMLRELRSHNLPSVEPLGVVTGRTDDDGNPLPSVLITRHLRFSLPYRWLFSHGLGAKELPAIIDAMVVLLVRLHLANFYWGDVSLSNVLFRRNAGEFAAYLVDAETGELKSTLSDAMREHDVTVGCENVYAELLDLTASGDLVDSVDPGDVIGLLQERYDALWGELTGAEEFDREEMWHVEQRIERLNELGFDVDEIEMVGTPTGDRYRLQPKVVELGHHARELAGLTGLHVEENQARRLLNDLAAFTAHFGLGDEDPELVANKWLVKVYEPIKSMVPTELRGRLEPAELFHEILEHRWFLSEAAGHEVDIFDTARDFISTQLPQRPPLPNG; translated from the coding sequence ATGCCCCTCCGCGTCGTGGCGAGCCGACCTGACCCGGCCCTGCTCCCCCTGCCGTGGTCCGAGCCCCTGGCCGACTGGGACGACGTGCACCTCGTCCCCCTGCCGCAGGGCCTGTCGCGCCACGTCGTACGCATCATCACCACCGGGGCCGGTGGCAGCACCTACGTCGCCAAGGAGACCGAGGAGGAGCTCGCCCACCGCGAGTACCGGATGCTCCGCGAGCTGCGCTCGCACAACCTGCCCAGCGTCGAGCCCCTCGGCGTCGTCACCGGCCGCACCGACGACGACGGGAACCCGCTCCCGTCGGTCCTGATCACCCGCCACCTCCGCTTCTCGCTCCCCTACCGCTGGCTGTTCTCCCACGGGCTCGGCGCCAAGGAGCTCCCCGCGATCATCGATGCGATGGTGGTGCTGCTGGTCCGGTTGCACCTGGCCAACTTCTACTGGGGCGACGTGTCGTTGTCGAACGTCCTCTTCCGCCGCAACGCCGGTGAGTTCGCCGCCTACCTGGTCGACGCCGAGACCGGCGAGCTCAAGTCGACCCTGTCGGACGCGATGCGCGAGCACGACGTCACCGTGGGCTGCGAGAACGTGTACGCCGAGCTGCTCGACCTCACCGCAAGCGGTGACCTCGTCGACTCGGTCGACCCGGGCGACGTCATCGGCCTGCTCCAGGAGCGGTACGACGCGTTGTGGGGTGAGCTGACCGGCGCCGAGGAGTTCGACCGCGAGGAGATGTGGCACGTCGAGCAACGCATCGAGCGGCTCAACGAGCTCGGCTTCGACGTCGACGAGATCGAGATGGTCGGCACCCCCACCGGAGACCGCTACAGGCTGCAACCCAAGGTGGTCGAGCTCGGCCACCACGCCCGGGAGCTGGCCGGCCTGACCGGGCTGCACGTCGAGGAGAACCAGGCCCGCCGGCTGCTCAACGACCTGGCCGCCTTCACCGCCCACTTCGGGCTGGGCGACGAGGACCCCGAGCTGGTGGCGAACAAGTGGTTGGTGAAGGTCTATGAACCGATCAAGTCGATGGTGCCGACCGAGCTGCGCGGACGCCTGGAGCCGGCGGAGCTGTTCCACGAGATCCTCGAGCACCGCTGGTTCCTCTCCGAGGCCGCCGGCCACGAGGTCGACATCTTCGACACTGCCCGGGACTTCATCTCCACGCAGCTGCCGCAGCGTCCGCCGCTGCCCAACGGCTGA